From Rhododendron vialii isolate Sample 1 chromosome 10a, ASM3025357v1, the proteins below share one genomic window:
- the LOC131302886 gene encoding uncharacterized protein LOC131302886 — MPVADLLVDATVGYQMLSFMDAIKLRHYLLPARVKIISQTDIIKYILSRPILRGRQGKWILALIEYDFEYVPQKAVKEQALADFLSEHPNLPLEEDTFEVHFLELRPWKLSFDGSKTDNGVGAEYEALIIGLEIAKDLNIRYLKVSRDSQLVVRQVTGHYKCNHPLLSLQLEKVRRLAQNFDEICFQHILRLQNSEANQMAQAASGVKIPEGDTEKVIRIQKRFLPFSEEREKDRLDVLVIDVSDDWMVSIKNYLLNPNDKVERIVKCRSINYVLLGQDLYRRTSDGLLLLCVSKDQSMRIMGEVHEGTCGAHQAGDKMRWLIKRHGYYWPNIRADCIRYAKGCPQCQKHGPIQRIPAHQLQSIIKPWPFRGWAIDMIGEIHPASSLQHQFVASVFNGREVIQYAQKYGIQILNSTPYYAQANGQVESTNKIIKNTLAKVIDDNPREWHDLLPRVLWAYRTSQRESTRVTPFELVYGHAAVLPVEINVQSLRVARHYDPDLQYEEAMFLDIDGLEEKRAALQEAAQTKTRDPKKDLTKEKIPRRI; from the exons ATGCCTGTTGCTGATTTGCTAGTCGATGCAACGGTAGGTTATCAAatgctgtccttcatggatg caattaagTTAAGGCATTACCTTTTGCCAGCTAGGGTAAAGATCATTTCCCAAACCGATATAATAAAGTACATCTTGTCTAGGCCCATTTTAAGGGGGAGACAAGGGAAATGGATATTAGCCCTAATCGAGTATGATTTTGAATacgtgcctcaaaaggcagtaaaagaACAAGCTTTGGCAGATTTTCTATCTGAGCATCCAAATTTACCTCTGGAAGAGGATACCTTTGAAGTGCATTTTTTGGAACTCAGACCTTGGAAACTGTCTTTTGATGGTTCGAAAACAGACAATGGAGTTGGGGCAG AATATGAGGCCTTAATCATAGGCTTAGAAATAGCGAAAGATTTGAATATACGATATCTGAAAGTCTCTAGGGATTCACAATTGGTCGTTCGACAAGTTACAGGGCATTATAAGTGCAATCACCCATTATTAAGTTTGCAGCTTGAAAAAGTTCGACGTCTTGCTCAAAACTTTGATGAGATATGTTTTCAGCATATCTTGAGACTTCAAAATAGCGAGGCTAATCAAATGGCCCAAGCAGCTTCGGGAGTTAAAATTCCTGAAGGGGACACGGAAAAAGTGATCAGAATCCAGAAAAGGTTTTTACCCTTCTCAGAGGAAAGGGAAAAGGATCGATTGGATGTATTGGTAATCGACGTTTCTGATGATTGGATGGTTTCAATAAAGAATTATCTTCTGAATCCTAATGACAAAGTAGAAAGGATTGTCAAATGTAGATCCATCAATTATGTTCTGTTAGGACAGGATTTGTATAGAAGAACTTCTGATGGTCTACTGCTGTTGTGTGTTAGTAAAGACCAATCGATGAGGATCATGGGAGAggttcatgaaggaacttgtgGTGCCCATCAAGCTGGTGATAAAATGAGATGGTTGATTAAGAGACACGGGTACTATTGGCCAAACATCCGAGCTGATTGCATTCGATATGCTAAAGGTTGCCCACAGTGTCAAAAGCATGGACCTATCCAGAGGATACCTGCTCATCAATTGCAATCGATTATTAAACCTTGGCCGTTCAGGGGTTGGGCAATCGATATGATAGGAGAAATCCACCCAGCGTCTTCATTACAGCACCAATTTGTG GCATCCGTattcaatggtagagaagttATCCAGTATGCTCAAAAATATGGTAtacagattttgaattctacTCCGTACTATGCCCAAGCTAATGGGCAAGTCGAATCgacaaacaaaattataaagaatacCTTGGCGAAGGTAATCGATGATAACCCAAGAGAATGGCACGATCTGTTGCCCAGAGTGTTGTGGGCATACAGAACATCACAAAGAGAGAGTACTAGGGTAACTCCGTTCGAATTAGTCTACGGGCACGCAGCGGTTTTGCCAGTCGAAATTAACGTTCAGTCTCTAAGGGTGGCACGTCATTATGATCCAGACTTGCAATATGAGGAAGCAATGTTTTTGGACATCGAtggattggaagaaaaaag GGCAGCATTACAAGAGGCAgcccaaacaaaaacaagagaTCCCAAAAAGGATCTGACAAAAgaaaagatcccaagaaggatCTAA